From a single Paenibacillus sp. FSL W8-0426 genomic region:
- a CDS encoding PQQ-binding-like beta-propeller repeat protein, with translation MPNTNTVYIHSTSSVQSETKIWEVGIVSAVDRTTGKEKWSYPFYKKGMAYPWSTKMAYSAKGSVYALVEDGRGTKLYSVNSSGKLNWMLPVPAANELVVMNDGTIILINPSKRDANGKFVPWAYAYGTNGKKLSERALGDQYSVVDGTYLVSQVGGLVKSKIDVYGSKLNKQFTYTPPSNAYIDVAGFSWVYNSSDLLLRMNVPSKGNQLIALNAKGKTLWVRSIAGNATVQSVGKNYVVYENGEMKVYGAKGLLLKKSMKLTDPMQVVHKTIDHQLLINENEYKSVLDPATLKTIYHLPYDEETSEYYYAGNGYLYEVKDFFKLSQYTLPAVQ, from the coding sequence GTGCCAAATACCAATACGGTATACATTCATTCAACATCATCCGTCCAATCGGAAACCAAGATATGGGAAGTGGGGATCGTTTCAGCCGTCGATCGAACAACGGGAAAAGAAAAGTGGTCTTATCCTTTTTATAAAAAAGGGATGGCCTATCCTTGGAGTACCAAAATGGCTTATAGCGCTAAAGGCTCCGTATATGCCCTCGTAGAAGATGGCAGGGGTACAAAGCTATATTCGGTCAATTCGTCCGGTAAACTGAATTGGATGCTGCCTGTACCTGCAGCCAATGAACTTGTTGTGATGAACGATGGAACCATTATATTGATCAACCCCAGCAAACGGGATGCCAATGGAAAATTTGTCCCATGGGCCTACGCCTACGGCACAAACGGGAAAAAGCTGTCGGAGCGGGCTCTCGGGGATCAGTACAGCGTAGTGGACGGGACATATCTGGTTTCACAGGTTGGAGGTTTGGTTAAATCAAAGATTGACGTCTACGGCTCCAAATTGAACAAGCAGTTTACATATACACCACCTAGCAATGCGTATATTGATGTTGCGGGATTTTCCTGGGTTTATAATAGCAGCGATCTCCTTCTCCGCATGAACGTGCCTTCCAAGGGGAACCAGTTAATTGCTCTCAATGCTAAAGGAAAAACATTATGGGTCCGCAGCATCGCCGGGAATGCCACGGTTCAGTCCGTAGGAAAGAACTATGTGGTGTATGAGAACGGAGAAATGAAGGTATACGGCGCCAAAGGATTGCTTCTTAAAAAATCCATGAAACTGACCGATCCGATGCAGGTCGTCCATAAAACGATCGACCATCAATTGTTAATCAACGAGAACGAGTACAAGAGTGTCTTGGACCCTGCCACGTTGAAAACGATCTATCATCTCCCTTATGACGAAGAAACATCAGAATATTACTATGCGGGGAATGGCTACTTGTATGAGGTAAAAGATTTCTTTAAGTTGTCCCAGTACACATTGCCAGCTGTACAATAG
- a CDS encoding vWA domain-containing protein, producing the protein MKRKTLKLWMMIMLFIPLILPPFHSDRASAASAVKTQSYQGLDAMFVLDVSYSMNETDKDRIAEEVIHMFMDMSSGPKTRLGFVAYNDRVTSSIPLTDISSSGARNALRGRIDGLKRSGYTDLGLGLRRGASLLAQSGDDQRKPFMILLSDGETDLRGSTNRTVSDSSKDVDNVIEMAQKAGYPIYTVGLNGDGTVDPAELERIASETGGSSYITGSADDLPEIFNRIFADQIQSVLVSVAAVTATGAMQEVTVDIPNSSMADANIIMLSDHAVSEAQLYYQSSNVSFIRSDKYALMKIIRPVKGQFKLKFKGRSGDLVKINLLGNYNLSAAAAMATEKPAKGTTITFEAALHDQTAESKPIEDLNVYKGLKAELVITPLKGNTERVPLKNTGKGFTGEYVFAQSGLYTWGVRIDGPDFYREITPVKVDITNQAPAATGKIMDLSKDDGDALVDLNAYFEDANKDPLTYQLVEGDNGKFEKASINGNILQLSSLRTGNSSIQITATDPEGASTTAEISLQVHSFREKLMLYSGLAIVVAGGLFALYWFVLKPKPAFRGRLEGYFLATASGEDIPVTHWPLTSIDRRKVNLGELFDRMDIGIKVPESGRIWLEAGKKETLLVRHDTNCTLVRGRTPIQRKQTAALEYNDKLYITFEDGVTEIEIRYKAIKPSTNIYVGQSREPHQKSGTSAM; encoded by the coding sequence ATGAAACGAAAAACACTCAAACTATGGATGATGATCATGCTCTTCATCCCCCTGATTTTGCCTCCATTTCATTCGGATCGAGCTTCTGCCGCTTCGGCAGTCAAGACCCAGTCATATCAGGGCCTCGATGCCATGTTTGTGCTGGATGTCAGCTATTCCATGAATGAGACTGACAAGGATCGCATTGCCGAAGAAGTCATCCATATGTTTATGGACATGAGCAGCGGACCCAAGACAAGGCTGGGCTTTGTCGCTTATAACGACAGGGTCACTTCCTCCATACCGTTAACGGATATCTCCTCTTCCGGAGCCCGGAACGCTCTTCGGGGCCGCATTGACGGTCTGAAACGTTCCGGTTATACGGATCTGGGACTTGGATTGCGACGCGGTGCGAGTCTCCTTGCCCAATCGGGCGATGATCAGCGCAAACCGTTTATGATTTTGCTTTCCGATGGCGAAACGGATTTGCGCGGGTCCACGAACCGAACGGTCTCCGATTCTTCCAAGGATGTGGACAACGTGATCGAAATGGCCCAAAAGGCCGGCTACCCGATATACACGGTCGGGCTGAACGGGGATGGCACGGTCGATCCGGCAGAGCTTGAACGCATCGCTTCCGAGACGGGCGGTTCATCATACATTACCGGCAGCGCGGACGATCTGCCCGAAATCTTCAACCGGATCTTCGCGGATCAGATTCAATCCGTTCTGGTATCGGTCGCTGCGGTTACCGCCACCGGGGCGATGCAGGAGGTCACGGTGGATATTCCGAATTCAAGCATGGCTGACGCCAATATCATCATGCTCTCTGACCATGCCGTTTCGGAGGCCCAGCTGTATTACCAGTCCAGCAACGTCAGCTTCATCCGATCGGACAAATACGCCCTGATGAAGATTATTCGGCCGGTCAAGGGACAGTTCAAACTGAAATTCAAGGGGCGCAGCGGTGATTTGGTTAAAATCAACTTGCTGGGCAACTATAACTTGTCCGCAGCGGCCGCCATGGCAACGGAGAAGCCGGCGAAAGGCACAACGATCACCTTTGAAGCGGCACTGCATGACCAGACTGCGGAATCCAAACCGATTGAAGATTTGAACGTGTACAAAGGGCTCAAAGCCGAACTGGTCATTACACCTTTGAAGGGAAACACGGAGCGCGTTCCTTTGAAAAATACCGGAAAAGGTTTTACAGGGGAGTATGTGTTTGCCCAATCGGGTTTGTATACATGGGGTGTGCGAATCGATGGACCTGATTTCTACAGGGAGATCACGCCAGTCAAGGTGGATATTACGAATCAGGCTCCTGCCGCAACGGGGAAAATCATGGACTTGTCGAAGGATGATGGCGACGCGCTCGTTGATCTGAATGCTTATTTTGAGGACGCCAATAAGGACCCTCTCACCTACCAGCTCGTTGAAGGCGACAACGGCAAGTTCGAGAAAGCTTCGATTAACGGAAATATATTGCAGTTGTCGTCCCTGCGAACGGGAAATTCCTCCATCCAGATCACGGCAACAGACCCCGAAGGAGCAAGCACCACGGCGGAGATTTCGCTTCAGGTTCATTCCTTCCGCGAGAAACTGATGCTGTATTCGGGGCTGGCTATCGTTGTGGCGGGCGGACTGTTCGCGCTGTATTGGTTCGTGCTGAAACCGAAGCCCGCGTTCCGCGGCAGATTGGAAGGATATTTTCTCGCAACGGCAAGCGGGGAGGACATTCCGGTTACCCATTGGCCGCTGACCTCGATTGACCGTCGCAAAGTGAATCTTGGGGAGTTGTTCGACCGGATGGACATCGGCATCAAGGTGCCGGAATCCGGACGAATCTGGCTGGAAGCAGGCAAAAAAGAAACGCTGCTGGTCAGACACGACACCAATTGTACCTTGGTTCGGGGCCGGACGCCAATTCAACGCAAACAAACCGCTGCACTGGAATACAATGATAAATTGTATATTACGTTTGAAGACGGCGTTACCGAAATCGAAATTAGGTACAAAGCAATCAAGCCGAGCACTAACATTTATGTAGGGCAATCCAGAGAACCGCATCAGAAGTCCGGAACATCGGCGATGTAA
- a CDS encoding nitroreductase, which produces MKYTVEHTPVAKAIKERRSIRQFKSDPVSQDMLLSLLDTANWAPTHGLREPWRYIQFSGDSRHIFTEAVLDALSADDRRRVEESRRAEYMTIPVHLVVVMKEDSRPKQWIEDFGAVCSWVQCFQLAAWEQGLGVVWKTNAYQFAPSFREMAGVQPGERVVGVLHIGYPEVVPKPRPRTAAEEKLTIYN; this is translated from the coding sequence GTGAAATACACGGTGGAGCATACACCTGTTGCCAAAGCCATCAAAGAACGCCGGTCAATCCGGCAGTTCAAAAGTGATCCCGTATCCCAGGACATGCTGCTTTCCTTGCTCGATACGGCCAATTGGGCACCTACGCATGGATTGCGCGAACCCTGGCGATATATTCAGTTTTCGGGCGATTCCCGCCATATTTTCACGGAAGCCGTGCTGGATGCATTATCCGCGGACGACCGCAGAAGGGTGGAAGAGTCGCGAAGAGCCGAGTACATGACGATTCCCGTTCACCTGGTGGTTGTGATGAAAGAGGACTCGCGTCCGAAACAATGGATCGAAGACTTCGGCGCAGTGTGCAGCTGGGTGCAATGCTTTCAGTTGGCTGCGTGGGAACAGGGGCTTGGCGTCGTATGGAAAACGAATGCTTATCAGTTCGCGCCTTCGTTCCGCGAGATGGCGGGCGTTCAGCCCGGAGAACGGGTCGTCGGCGTGCTGCATATCGGTTATCCGGAGGTTGTACCCAAGCCGCGTCCAAGAACGGCAGCCGAAGAGAAGCTTACCATTTACAATTAG
- a CDS encoding alpha/beta hydrolase, whose amino-acid sequence MSSIYRSEEGKSSILEEYEACLGQLGGDIRREYVDTRFGKTHVLLTGPEDGKPLFILQGGNCVNPMTLAWFSSLFGDYRIIAPDTIGHPGYSEEARISARFDSFAMWAADLLDHYEIPKSAFIGASFGGGIVLRLATYIPDRIACSVLVMPAGIAAGSKIKMAQDVILPFFKYKMTSSAASLQKIADNVSCGCMKESDKNIVGKIFKHVSLEQDLPKLTEKEELKDYAAPTLLLAGERDIFFPADRLVERAREIIPNVRTITYDTGHYPSQEALVQMNKDIGQFLRENYGS is encoded by the coding sequence ATGAGTTCCATTTATAGAAGTGAAGAAGGAAAGAGCAGCATTCTGGAGGAATACGAGGCCTGTTTGGGGCAGCTCGGCGGGGATATTCGGCGGGAGTACGTGGACACGCGCTTCGGCAAAACCCATGTGTTATTGACTGGACCGGAGGATGGCAAACCGCTGTTTATTTTGCAAGGCGGCAATTGCGTGAATCCGATGACGTTGGCATGGTTCTCTTCGTTGTTCGGCGATTACCGGATTATTGCTCCAGACACGATCGGACATCCAGGCTACAGTGAGGAAGCGCGAATCTCTGCGAGGTTTGACAGCTTTGCGATGTGGGCTGCCGATCTGCTGGACCATTACGAGATCCCAAAAAGCGCGTTTATCGGGGCTTCTTTTGGCGGCGGCATCGTACTGAGGCTGGCTACGTACATTCCGGACCGGATCGCCTGCTCTGTGTTGGTCATGCCTGCGGGAATTGCTGCCGGTTCAAAGATCAAAATGGCGCAAGACGTCATCCTTCCGTTCTTCAAATACAAAATGACTTCTTCTGCCGCTTCACTGCAAAAGATCGCGGATAACGTGTCCTGTGGCTGTATGAAAGAATCGGATAAAAATATCGTCGGCAAAATATTCAAACACGTCAGTTTGGAGCAGGATCTGCCCAAGCTGACGGAGAAGGAAGAACTAAAGGATTATGCTGCGCCCACTCTGCTGCTGGCAGGGGAAAGAGACATCTTTTTCCCGGCAGACAGACTGGTGGAACGTGCGCGGGAGATTATTCCGAACGTACGGACGATCACGTATGATACGGGCCATTATCCATCCCAGGAAGCGCTGGTGCAAATGAATAAGGACATCGGTCAGTTTCTTCGGGAGAACTATGGATCATAG
- a CDS encoding NADPH-dependent FMN reductase, whose product MGFLKKIFGQTSEEEVTMTKLNIGIILGSTREGRVSPQVGAWVKEIADKRGDANYEIVDISDYQLPFLGTTDGSEPGIAAWNQKLNELDGFVFIVQEYNHSITGALKNALDFAREAWNNKAAGIVSYGSTGGARAAEHLRGIMGELLIADVRVHPTLSLFTDFENGAFKPQALHLDNVNAMLDQVNAWSGALKTLR is encoded by the coding sequence ATGGGTTTCTTGAAAAAAATATTTGGACAAACGTCCGAGGAGGAAGTAACCATGACTAAATTGAACATCGGAATCATTTTGGGAAGCACTCGCGAAGGCCGCGTTAGCCCGCAGGTAGGGGCATGGGTCAAAGAAATTGCAGACAAACGTGGAGATGCCAATTATGAAATCGTGGATATCTCGGATTACCAATTGCCATTCCTTGGCACAACCGACGGTTCAGAACCGGGCATCGCAGCATGGAACCAAAAGCTCAACGAGCTGGATGGATTTGTGTTCATCGTGCAAGAGTATAACCACAGCATTACCGGTGCATTGAAAAACGCCCTGGATTTCGCGCGCGAAGCATGGAACAACAAAGCGGCGGGGATCGTAAGTTACGGTTCGACGGGCGGTGCGCGTGCGGCTGAACATCTGCGCGGCATTATGGGCGAACTGTTGATCGCCGACGTGCGGGTACACCCGACACTGTCTTTGTTCACGGATTTCGAGAACGGAGCCTTCAAACCGCAGGCGCTGCACCTGGATAATGTGAATGCCATGCTGGACCAAGTGAATGCTTGGAGCGGCGCTTTAAAAACATTAAGATAA
- a CDS encoding iron ABC transporter permease, with the protein MGQTVQVHAPQAGKRKSLIHSRAGFALLIAALLVLTLISVGIAVSIGQVGIPLTESYRILWYKLTGFQWGATPVEAGSFTDIIWQIRFPRVLMAMFIGAGLALCGTVMQAAVQNPLADPYILGISSGASLGATFAILIGFGAAGWLGQTGVAFWAFAGAMGASLLVLALAGIRGKMTSVKLVLAGMVINALCTAFSNFIIYFANNAEGIKTVTFWTMGSLAASGWNKLPLIATVVLAGILFFLLQSRVLNTMLLGDEAAVTLGINLSVFRRIYMLLTALVTGVMVASCGMIGFVGLIIPHIVRGLVGSDHRKVMPVSILFGSLFLIWTDVIARSLISSVELPIGIITAMIGAPMFMYMLVKKGYGFGGK; encoded by the coding sequence ATGGGACAGACAGTTCAGGTTCATGCACCGCAAGCGGGGAAAAGAAAGTCTTTGATCCACAGTCGGGCAGGCTTTGCTCTGCTGATTGCAGCATTGCTGGTTTTGACGCTAATTTCGGTGGGCATTGCAGTGTCCATTGGTCAGGTGGGTATTCCATTAACCGAGTCTTACCGAATTTTATGGTACAAATTGACGGGATTCCAGTGGGGAGCGACGCCTGTTGAAGCGGGATCATTTACCGATATTATTTGGCAGATCCGTTTCCCGCGCGTGCTGATGGCAATGTTCATCGGTGCCGGTCTTGCGCTGTGCGGTACGGTGATGCAGGCTGCCGTGCAGAATCCGCTTGCCGACCCGTATATTTTGGGCATCTCCTCCGGTGCTTCCTTGGGAGCGACCTTTGCGATTCTGATCGGTTTTGGCGCGGCAGGTTGGCTGGGTCAGACGGGTGTAGCTTTTTGGGCCTTTGCCGGTGCTATGGGGGCCTCGCTATTGGTTCTCGCTCTTGCGGGCATCCGGGGCAAAATGACATCGGTCAAGCTGGTGCTTGCCGGGATGGTCATTAACGCGCTTTGTACCGCCTTTTCCAACTTTATTATTTATTTTGCCAACAATGCCGAGGGCATCAAAACGGTCACCTTCTGGACGATGGGCAGCCTTGCCGCTTCCGGCTGGAACAAACTGCCGTTGATTGCAACCGTTGTGCTGGCAGGCATTCTGTTCTTCCTGCTGCAGTCCCGCGTGCTTAACACCATGCTGCTTGGCGATGAAGCAGCCGTGACGCTGGGCATCAACCTTAGCGTATTCCGCCGGATCTATATGCTGCTGACCGCCCTGGTGACAGGAGTTATGGTGGCAAGCTGCGGCATGATCGGTTTTGTCGGATTGATCATTCCGCATATCGTGAGGGGCCTCGTCGGTTCGGATCACCGGAAAGTCATGCCGGTATCGATCCTGTTCGGGTCGCTCTTCCTGATCTGGACGGACGTCATTGCGCGCTCGCTGATTTCCAGCGTAGAGCTGCCGATCGGAATCATCACGGCCATGATCGGTGCGCCGATGTTTATGTATATGCTGGTCAAAAAAGGATACGGCTTTGGAGGAAAGTAA
- a CDS encoding ribonuclease H family protein, giving the protein MAKQKYYVVWEGKKPGVYSTWAECKAQTDQYAGAKYKSYESKAAAEQAYHAGWKGNWGSGAAGSGASSKARSGSAGRSAGMETSETVDYDSISVDVGTRGNPGPVEYKGVDTKTGEILFSVGPINKGTNNLGEFLAIVHALAYLKQRGSSKTVYSDSVNAMKWLKQKKVSTTLPRDASTEEIWLMIDRAERWLQTNTYPNKVLKWQTKEWGEIKADYGRK; this is encoded by the coding sequence ATGGCAAAGCAGAAATATTATGTCGTTTGGGAAGGCAAGAAACCCGGCGTATATAGCACTTGGGCCGAATGCAAGGCTCAGACCGATCAATATGCAGGTGCAAAATACAAGTCATACGAATCCAAAGCAGCGGCAGAGCAGGCTTACCATGCAGGCTGGAAAGGCAATTGGGGCTCCGGCGCTGCCGGTTCGGGCGCTTCGTCCAAAGCCCGCTCGGGCAGCGCCGGACGGAGTGCAGGGATGGAAACGTCAGAAACCGTCGATTACGACAGCATCTCGGTGGATGTGGGTACCCGCGGCAACCCGGGGCCGGTGGAATACAAGGGCGTGGATACCAAGACGGGAGAGATTCTGTTCTCGGTGGGCCCGATTAACAAGGGAACGAACAATTTGGGAGAATTTTTGGCCATCGTGCATGCCTTGGCATACCTCAAACAAAGAGGAAGCAGCAAGACGGTATACTCTGATTCCGTCAATGCCATGAAATGGCTGAAGCAGAAAAAGGTATCCACGACGTTGCCGCGCGATGCTTCAACGGAAGAAATCTGGCTGATGATCGACCGTGCGGAGCGGTGGCTGCAGACGAATACGTACCCCAACAAGGTATTGAAATGGCAAACGAAGGAATGGGGCGAAATCAAGGCGGATTACGGACGTAAATAA
- a CDS encoding serine/threonine-protein kinase encodes MRKGNEKDALQRNTVLNNTYQVRRVIARSELTIVYAGRDRSTGAKVVVKEFFPRRLAGRKSDHKSAYCASRGYGGQYRELLAAFMLEGELLSALDHPHIVRHVDHFEANDTGYVIMEYCDGVPMNDYLKEHNHRLDADFIGTTLLPLVDTIEYVHKQGILHRDIKPTNIMVLEDGTPKLIDFGSAVRCPVDAGQKQTIFTSAGYSPLEFYSEKSVQGPTSDLYSLAALLYYWTCGQPPTDVKQRLFRDELLAVRAYNEYVTRWLSSVIRWGLTVRSEKRCSSLSWIKRALQLQAMVWKVRKPGNVEWAESDQEHTQVYEARTGSKHETA; translated from the coding sequence ATGCGAAAAGGCAACGAAAAAGACGCGCTGCAGCGCAACACCGTTTTGAACAATACATATCAGGTAAGACGGGTGATCGCCCGAAGCGAACTGACCATCGTATATGCCGGAAGAGATCGGTCCACGGGTGCCAAGGTTGTCGTCAAAGAGTTTTTTCCACGAAGATTGGCGGGCCGCAAGTCGGATCACAAAAGCGCATATTGCGCTTCGCGGGGATATGGCGGGCAATATCGGGAGCTTCTCGCTGCGTTTATGCTGGAAGGTGAACTGCTGTCGGCACTGGATCATCCACACATCGTTCGGCATGTGGACCATTTTGAAGCCAATGACACAGGGTATGTGATCATGGAGTATTGCGACGGCGTGCCGATGAATGACTACCTGAAGGAGCATAACCACCGGCTTGATGCCGACTTTATCGGCACGACGCTGCTGCCGCTGGTGGATACGATCGAATACGTGCATAAGCAGGGCATCCTTCATCGGGATATCAAACCGACCAACATTATGGTGCTGGAAGACGGCACGCCAAAGCTGATCGATTTCGGCTCTGCCGTGCGCTGTCCGGTGGACGCCGGGCAGAAGCAAACGATTTTTACATCAGCAGGGTATTCGCCGCTTGAGTTTTATTCCGAGAAATCGGTGCAAGGACCGACCTCGGATCTGTATAGTTTGGCAGCCTTGTTGTATTATTGGACGTGCGGCCAGCCGCCGACGGATGTAAAACAGCGTTTGTTCCGGGATGAACTGCTCGCGGTTCGTGCCTATAACGAGTATGTAACCCGATGGCTTTCTTCCGTCATTCGCTGGGGGTTGACGGTCCGTTCCGAGAAACGCTGCTCTTCCCTAAGCTGGATCAAACGCGCCCTTCAGCTTCAGGCCATGGTGTGGAAAGTGCGCAAACCTGGGAATGTGGAATGGGCCGAGTCGGATCAGGAGCATACGCAAGTGTACGAAGCCCGAACCGGCTCCAAGCATGAAACAGCGTGA
- a CDS encoding ABC transporter substrate-binding protein, with translation MSNIVFRKTALLCLSLMLVLLAACSNAASSSTTEKVADTAASSAAATPTETTTETAGKTTYPLTIENFTISGEGGEWKPKSQTFEKAPERVVANTQSAAEMLIKLGLTDKMVGVAALYGTVTPDVADEFAKIPVLSKDYVGKELVVGANPDLVLGRGDLFADADWGVGTVDGLNEMNIRTFLQTTNHKGTLDSLYNDIKQLGQIFDVQAKAQEFTDSLKARAEAIKAGVAAQPERTFAYIVPATEDSVTVSSMANDTYQLDALSLLKLKNTFDGVQGEVSVEQLITANPDYLLLSGYAGSPDLDKLVNNLYANPAFQSMNAIKNKQIYVTDFSQFWGYGYQIFDGIEKLKQEMDANPIK, from the coding sequence ATGTCGAACATTGTATTCAGAAAAACGGCGCTGCTCTGCTTGAGTCTTATGCTTGTCCTGCTCGCGGCATGCTCCAATGCAGCATCCTCCAGCACCACCGAAAAAGTCGCCGACACGGCAGCCTCTTCCGCCGCAGCAACGCCAACCGAAACAACAACGGAAACGGCTGGCAAAACGACCTATCCGCTCACCATTGAAAACTTCACGATCTCCGGCGAAGGCGGCGAATGGAAGCCGAAATCCCAAACGTTCGAAAAAGCGCCTGAACGCGTCGTGGCCAACACCCAATCGGCAGCCGAAATGCTGATCAAGCTAGGCTTGACCGATAAAATGGTCGGCGTCGCCGCCCTGTACGGCACGGTTACCCCTGACGTGGCGGACGAATTTGCGAAAATTCCGGTATTGTCCAAGGACTATGTCGGCAAAGAGCTCGTTGTCGGCGCCAACCCGGATCTCGTCCTGGGTCGCGGCGACCTGTTCGCAGATGCCGATTGGGGCGTAGGTACGGTGGATGGCCTGAACGAGATGAACATTCGTACATTCCTGCAAACGACCAACCACAAAGGAACGCTCGACAGCCTGTACAACGACATTAAGCAGCTCGGCCAAATCTTTGACGTACAAGCCAAGGCGCAAGAGTTCACGGACAGCCTGAAAGCCCGCGCCGAAGCGATCAAAGCCGGTGTGGCCGCTCAGCCTGAACGCACATTTGCTTATATCGTTCCGGCGACCGAAGATTCCGTTACGGTGAGCAGCATGGCAAACGACACGTATCAGTTGGACGCGCTCAGCCTGTTGAAGCTGAAAAACACATTTGACGGGGTACAAGGCGAAGTGAGCGTGGAGCAGCTGATCACCGCCAACCCGGATTACCTGCTGCTGTCCGGTTATGCCGGTTCCCCGGATTTGGACAAGCTGGTCAACAATCTGTACGCAAACCCGGCGTTCCAAAGCATGAATGCCATCAAAAACAAACAAATCTACGTCACCGACTTCAGCCAGTTCTGGGGTTACGGCTATCAAATTTTCGACGGCATCGAGAAGCTGAAACAGGAAATGGACGCAAATCCGATCAAATAA
- a CDS encoding ABC transporter ATP-binding protein produces the protein MKLNVENVSISVLNTDIIRNISLQVNGKQFVGLIGPNGCGKSTLLKSIYKVIKPQQGSVFLDDMDILKSSPKAVSRHMGVVGQFNELSFDFTVREMVMMGRTPHKRLLETDNDQDYEIVEQALAKVNLTGHADRNYISLSGGEKQRVVLARVLAQQPEFLILDEPTNHLDIKYQLQILNTVRELGIGILAALHDLELAAEYCDYLYVVKKGQIVVHGKPTDILTREMIGEVFDVDCEIYQNPVTGGLGIAYLNAR, from the coding sequence ATGAAACTGAACGTTGAAAATGTATCCATCTCGGTGCTGAACACCGACATCATTCGCAACATTTCGCTGCAGGTCAACGGCAAACAATTCGTCGGCCTGATCGGCCCGAACGGCTGCGGAAAGTCCACCTTGCTCAAGAGCATATACAAGGTGATCAAGCCGCAGCAGGGCAGCGTTTTTCTGGACGACATGGACATTCTGAAATCAAGCCCAAAGGCCGTATCCCGACATATGGGCGTGGTAGGCCAGTTCAATGAGCTGAGCTTTGATTTTACGGTGCGCGAAATGGTCATGATGGGGCGAACCCCGCATAAACGGCTGCTTGAAACCGACAATGATCAGGATTACGAAATTGTGGAGCAGGCCCTAGCCAAGGTGAATTTGACCGGACATGCGGATCGCAATTACATTTCCTTGTCCGGCGGAGAGAAGCAGCGCGTGGTGCTTGCCCGCGTACTGGCGCAGCAGCCCGAATTTCTTATTTTGGACGAACCGACGAACCATCTGGACATCAAATACCAGCTGCAGATCCTGAACACGGTCCGCGAGCTGGGCATCGGCATTTTGGCTGCGCTGCATGACCTTGAACTGGCGGCAGAATACTGCGACTACCTCTACGTTGTGAAGAAGGGGCAGATCGTGGTGCATGGGAAGCCGACAGATATTCTCACCCGCGAAATGATTGGCGAAGTGTTCGACGTCGACTGCGAAATCTATCAAAACCCGGTTACGGGCGGGCTTGGTATTGCGTATCTTAACGCGCGCTAA
- a CDS encoding DUF421 domain-containing protein, translating to MDWIWKSILLALTGIILLRIAGRKSISQMSVATTVIMISIGTTIVQPIANHELGKAIGSAAVFIAILLVVEQLQLKFNIFERLMSGSSKMVVEDGKVIIPNLKRMRYTVDHLEMQLRQNGISSISDLESATVEPNGQLGYVLKRHARPVTIGELEELLNGKMLLDAQHAGVKAAANEASSDVQPKHPLGPLPENGNSTDIFEEVGTGGHTIPIDPKLQ from the coding sequence ATGGACTGGATATGGAAATCCATCTTGCTTGCGCTGACGGGCATCATTCTGCTGCGGATTGCGGGACGCAAATCCATCTCGCAAATGAGCGTCGCCACGACGGTCATCATGATCTCGATCGGAACCACGATCGTACAGCCCATTGCGAATCACGAACTCGGCAAAGCGATTGGATCAGCGGCGGTTTTTATTGCGATTTTGCTCGTGGTCGAGCAGCTTCAGCTGAAATTCAATATTTTCGAGCGGCTCATGAGTGGAAGTTCCAAAATGGTGGTAGAAGACGGAAAGGTGATTATCCCCAACCTGAAACGCATGCGTTACACCGTGGACCACTTGGAGATGCAGCTGCGGCAAAATGGCATTTCGAGCATCAGTGATCTGGAATCGGCTACAGTCGAGCCCAATGGTCAATTGGGCTACGTATTGAAACGCCATGCGCGTCCCGTAACGATCGGGGAACTGGAAGAACTGCTGAACGGCAAAATGCTCCTGGATGCCCAGCATGCGGGAGTCAAGGCAGCGGCCAACGAAGCATCCAGCGATGTGCAGCCAAAACACCCCCTCGGTCCTTTGCCCGAAAACGGTAACTCCACGGATATTTTCGAGGAAGTCGGCACGGGCGGTCACACCATACCGATCGATCCCAAACTGCAATAA